In one window of Duganella dendranthematis DNA:
- a CDS encoding M61 family metallopeptidase has translation MIASVCLAAITMTVDLRDAPRKLYHAVEVIPVTPGPLTLAYPQWLPAEHAPAPVENHVGIVIRSDGAVQQAIPWTRDPYDAYLYHLNVPQGVSALRIQSDFITTDSGSVRGGVASRDLAALSWNSMLLYPYGGPQTQASAIMVQPSVTLPPDWRYATSLPQRDGAFEAVSLERLVDSPLIAGRNFREVEVAPHRYLDMVADSPQDLAVSDAQIGQLRELVRQSGYLFRSRHYGDFRFLMTLSDQVSGLAVDHHESLDNRRPAKFMVDADMRALYGNFLPHDFVHSWNGKYRRPAGLIAPNFQQTVDSSGLWVVEGLADYLGGVLTARAGIWTPAQYLASLADTAARYSHRPGRAWRDLQDTASMAMTLWQREGGGYGGLRRDGFDFYGEGALVWLDVDVTIRRLSDGRKSLDDFVALFLGAGGDTPPTTLPYGFEDLIVALNAVVPHDWRGFLQKRLHALGPDAPLDGVTGGGYQLAYRASSARNGSGLLYSVGMEVGQGGVVSDVLQDGAAWRAGLAPGMKIDLVNGNAYTTAALRQAIRDAQQTPAAITLKVAGAAETLALDYHDGERFPALERVAGRPDVLREILAPRTR, from the coding sequence ATGATCGCCTCTGTCTGTCTGGCCGCCATCACCATGACGGTGGATCTGCGCGACGCGCCGCGCAAGCTGTATCACGCCGTCGAGGTGATTCCTGTGACGCCGGGGCCATTGACGCTGGCGTATCCGCAGTGGCTGCCCGCCGAGCATGCGCCGGCGCCGGTGGAAAATCACGTCGGCATCGTCATCCGCAGCGACGGCGCCGTGCAGCAGGCGATCCCGTGGACGCGCGACCCCTATGACGCCTATCTCTATCACCTGAACGTACCGCAGGGCGTGAGTGCGCTTCGTATCCAGTCCGATTTCATCACCACCGACAGCGGCAGCGTCCGTGGCGGCGTGGCCAGCCGCGACCTGGCGGCGCTGAGCTGGAACAGCATGCTGCTGTATCCGTATGGCGGCCCACAGACGCAGGCCAGCGCCATCATGGTCCAACCGAGCGTGACGCTGCCGCCGGACTGGCGCTATGCGACCTCGCTGCCGCAGCGCGACGGCGCGTTCGAGGCGGTCTCGCTGGAGCGGCTGGTCGATTCGCCGCTGATCGCCGGACGCAATTTCCGCGAAGTCGAGGTCGCGCCACACCGTTACCTGGACATGGTGGCCGACAGTCCGCAAGACCTGGCGGTCAGCGATGCGCAGATCGGCCAGTTGCGCGAACTGGTGCGGCAATCCGGCTATCTGTTCCGCAGCCGGCATTACGGCGACTTCCGTTTCCTGATGACCTTGTCGGATCAGGTCAGCGGGCTGGCGGTCGATCATCATGAATCGCTGGACAACCGGCGGCCGGCGAAATTCATGGTGGATGCCGACATGCGCGCGCTGTATGGCAATTTCCTGCCGCATGATTTCGTCCACAGCTGGAACGGCAAGTATCGCCGGCCGGCAGGCCTGATTGCGCCCAACTTCCAGCAAACCGTGGACAGCAGCGGCCTGTGGGTGGTTGAGGGACTGGCCGATTATCTTGGCGGTGTGCTGACCGCACGCGCCGGCATCTGGACGCCGGCGCAGTATCTGGCCTCGCTGGCCGACACGGCGGCGCGCTACAGCCACCGGCCGGGCCGCGCCTGGCGCGATCTGCAAGATACCGCCAGCATGGCCATGACGCTATGGCAGCGGGAGGGTGGCGGCTACGGTGGCCTGCGTCGCGATGGCTTTGACTTTTACGGCGAGGGCGCGCTGGTGTGGCTGGACGTGGACGTCACCATCCGTCGGCTGAGCGACGGTCGCAAGTCGCTGGACGACTTTGTCGCGCTGTTCCTCGGCGCTGGCGGCGATACGCCGCCAACCACGCTGCCATATGGCTTCGAGGACCTGATAGTGGCGCTGAACGCGGTGGTGCCGCATGACTGGCGCGGCTTCCTGCAAAAGCGGCTGCATGCGCTGGGGCCGGACGCGCCGCTGGACGGCGTCACCGGCGGCGGCTATCAGCTGGCGTACCGCGCAAGTTCGGCGCGCAATGGCTCAGGGCTGCTGTATTCGGTCGGTATGGAGGTCGGGCAGGGCGGCGTCGTCAGCGATGTGCTGCAGGACGGGGCGGCGTGGCGCGCCGGGCTGGCACCCGGCATGAAGATTGACCTGGTGAATGGCAATGCCTACACCACGGCCGCGCTGCGCCAGGCGATCCGCGACGCGCAGCAGACGCCGGCCGCCATCACCCTCAAGGTGGCCGGCGCAGCGGAGACGCTGGCGCTGGACTACCACGACGGCGAACGCTTCCCGGCGCTGGAGCGCGTTGCCGGCAGGCCGGATGTGCTGCGCGAGATTCTCGCACCGCGCACCCGCTAA
- a CDS encoding LysR family transcriptional regulator, whose amino-acid sequence MDAINNPNTIMPRNLDVGLLRTLIAVADCGSMSTAASRLHMTQGAISQRIKRLETSTGLVLMERDQLGARLTPAGERLLASARQMVDLNDAILATLTPALSGRVRLGVPHDLIGTHLPPMLHQFAQHHPDIDVALMAGSSHELRRAWESHKVDLALVEEPAGADVGPGELLSLEQPVWVGAAGGRAWSRRPLPVCLVSDTCVFRQPVDAALRQAGIAARTVIDYASMEATTATVQADLAVSAWLASTVPATLDILGHDSGLPPLPPYAITLLAGDAPATQAMAACLRQMYARRTNQLQ is encoded by the coding sequence ATGGACGCCATTAACAACCCTAATACCATCATGCCCAGGAATCTCGACGTCGGCCTGTTGCGCACCCTGATCGCGGTGGCCGACTGCGGCAGCATGAGCACCGCCGCCAGCCGGCTGCACATGACGCAGGGCGCCATCAGCCAGCGCATCAAGCGGCTTGAAACGTCCACCGGCTTGGTCCTGATGGAACGCGACCAGCTGGGTGCGCGCCTGACGCCCGCCGGCGAACGCCTGCTGGCCAGCGCACGCCAAATGGTCGACCTCAACGACGCTATTCTCGCCACGCTGACGCCGGCACTGTCGGGTCGCGTGCGGCTGGGCGTGCCGCATGACCTGATCGGCACGCACCTGCCGCCGATGCTGCACCAGTTCGCGCAGCACCATCCCGATATCGACGTGGCGCTGATGGCTGGCTCCTCGCACGAACTGCGGCGGGCCTGGGAAAGCCACAAGGTGGATCTGGCGCTGGTCGAGGAACCGGCCGGGGCCGACGTTGGCCCAGGCGAATTGCTGTCGCTGGAGCAGCCGGTGTGGGTCGGCGCCGCCGGCGGCAGGGCATGGAGCCGGCGGCCGCTGCCGGTGTGCCTGGTGTCGGACACCTGCGTATTCCGCCAGCCGGTCGATGCTGCGCTGCGTCAGGCCGGCATCGCCGCGCGCACCGTCATCGACTACGCCAGCATGGAGGCCACCACCGCCACCGTGCAGGCGGATCTGGCCGTCAGCGCCTGGCTGGCCTCCACCGTGCCGGCCACGCTGGACATCCTCGGCCACGACAGCGGCCTGCCGCCGCTGCCGCCGTACGCCATCACACTGCTGGCCGGCGACGCCCCCGCCACGCAGGCGATGGCCGCCTGCCTGCGTCAGATGTATGCCCGGCGCACGAATCAACTACAATAG
- a CDS encoding DUF2863 family protein, whose amino-acid sequence MRRPSKASSHKLSSESQRLATYAQAVGQAASRIEERAWEHSLDAQLQKLLKTGHQDTVDATLNALFKEDLNAYDVLMDSVEAASESAHITIDTADGVSKAYDVLLVAAPILAWTRFAIASGAIPADILHTLTAHFSAHLLADGTQLAVSPTLFSIDQLPRSHVETYGKIHKLAQAAVKGTTLKADTKVPETAPFLADTRYLLVAVVAPAGGPLFRWQMPEHQASFAVERGAALEQWRAQATPTVSRLLPGCGVELLLPEAYYMACREADKQIRPVSIRAAVHYLTHTLGVEPSELRAVIAGFGEESAENQVDEYRVAFTQRSSSDVIYGVVWPLYGQEDEEGTPPEGPGAVPLEQKPMTPMEDIISHLNEAGVTQIKKHNERYVVEFCDDCGAPLFADPQGELAHAEMPEDAPSGTEHFH is encoded by the coding sequence ATGCGTCGTCCATCTAAAGCTTCATCCCACAAGTTATCCTCCGAGAGCCAACGCCTCGCCACCTATGCCCAGGCAGTCGGGCAGGCGGCCAGTCGCATCGAAGAGCGGGCCTGGGAGCACTCACTCGATGCGCAGCTCCAGAAGCTCCTCAAAACCGGTCACCAGGACACCGTCGACGCCACCCTCAATGCGCTGTTCAAGGAAGATCTGAACGCTTACGACGTGTTGATGGACAGCGTGGAGGCGGCCAGCGAATCGGCCCACATCACCATCGACACCGCCGACGGCGTCAGCAAGGCGTATGATGTGCTGCTGGTGGCCGCGCCGATCCTGGCCTGGACCCGTTTCGCCATCGCCTCCGGCGCGATTCCGGCCGACATTCTGCACACGCTGACAGCGCACTTCTCCGCCCACCTGCTGGCCGACGGCACGCAGCTGGCGGTGTCGCCGACGCTGTTCTCGATCGACCAGCTGCCGCGCAGCCACGTGGAAACCTACGGCAAGATCCACAAGCTGGCGCAAGCCGCCGTCAAAGGCACGACGCTGAAGGCTGACACCAAAGTCCCGGAAACCGCCCCCTTCCTGGCCGACACCCGCTACCTGCTGGTGGCCGTGGTGGCGCCGGCCGGTGGCCCGCTGTTCCGCTGGCAGATGCCGGAACACCAGGCCAGCTTCGCCGTCGAACGCGGCGCCGCGCTGGAGCAATGGCGCGCGCAGGCCACGCCGACCGTCAGCCGCCTGCTGCCGGGTTGTGGCGTTGAGCTGCTGCTGCCGGAAGCCTATTACATGGCCTGCCGCGAGGCCGACAAGCAAATTCGTCCGGTGTCGATCCGCGCCGCCGTGCACTACCTGACGCACACGCTGGGCGTGGAACCGTCCGAACTGCGCGCGGTGATCGCCGGCTTTGGCGAGGAAAGCGCCGAGAACCAGGTGGACGAATACCGCGTGGCCTTCACGCAGCGTTCGTCGAGCGATGTGATCTACGGTGTGGTGTGGCCGCTGTACGGCCAGGAAGATGAGGAAGGCACACCGCCGGAAGGTCCAGGCGCCGTCCCACTGGAACAGAAGCCGATGACGCCGATGGAAGACATCATCTCGCACCTGAACGAGGCCGGTGTTACGCAGATCAAAAAGCATAACGAACGTTATGTGGTCGAGTTCTGCGACGACTGCGGCGCGCCGTTGTTCGCCGACCCGCAGGGCGAACTGGCCCACGCCGAAATGCCCGAAGACGCCCCCAGCGGTACCGAGCACTTCCACTAA
- a CDS encoding CYTH domain-containing protein has product MGVEIERKFLLSGDDWMALGEPVFFRQGYLSSSKERVVRVRIEGERAVITIKSANKGATRGEWEYEIPVADAAELLDGLCERPLIEKYRRRITFAGNVWEVDEFLGVNAGLVVAEIELQSEDQQFDKPDWIGEEVTDDLRYLNSNLIQKPFSTW; this is encoded by the coding sequence GTGGGCGTCGAGATCGAACGCAAGTTCCTGCTGTCTGGGGATGACTGGATGGCGCTGGGCGAGCCGGTGTTTTTTCGCCAGGGCTATCTGTCGTCCAGCAAGGAGCGGGTGGTGCGCGTGCGCATCGAGGGCGAGCGGGCGGTGATCACGATCAAGAGCGCCAACAAGGGCGCTACGCGCGGCGAGTGGGAGTATGAGATCCCGGTCGCCGATGCGGCTGAGCTGCTGGATGGCTTGTGCGAGCGGCCGTTGATCGAGAAGTACCGCCGCCGCATTACGTTCGCGGGCAATGTGTGGGAAGTGGATGAGTTCCTCGGCGTGAATGCCGGTTTGGTGGTGGCGGAGATCGAGTTGCAGTCGGAAGACCAGCAGTTCGACAAGCCGGACTGGATCGGCGAGGAAGTCACCGATGACCTGCGCTACCTCAACTCGAACCTGATTCAGAAGCCGTTCTCCACTTGGTAA